A single region of the Duganella sp. BuS-21 genome encodes:
- a CDS encoding lysophospholipase, with product MSIKMERYTLGANDGQAIHVISWSGPVIKGVVQIVHGMAEHSVRYEHVAAALVAAGYRVIASEHRGHGQAALDDGSLGDFGPRGFQGLVDDMAVVTRHARAGHFGLPVLMLAHSMGSMAAQIYLLEYGALLDGCALSGTTALELLDPRVSGWTVDSANATVADAQTPVDWLSRDPQVPAAYVADPLCGFALTLPSLFSIFDVGNSTADPVQLARMRKDLPLLLFTGDRDPVNGMLAWFDPLVRRLREAGVQDLSTHVYGGARHEVLNETNRAEVISNLVVWCDRVTASL from the coding sequence AAAATGGAACGCTACACGCTCGGCGCCAATGACGGCCAGGCCATCCACGTCATCTCGTGGTCCGGCCCGGTGATCAAGGGCGTGGTGCAGATCGTCCACGGCATGGCCGAACATTCGGTACGCTACGAGCACGTGGCCGCCGCGCTGGTGGCGGCCGGCTACCGCGTCATCGCCAGCGAGCACCGTGGCCACGGCCAGGCCGCGCTGGACGACGGCAGCCTGGGCGACTTTGGCCCGCGCGGCTTCCAGGGACTGGTGGACGATATGGCGGTGGTCACGCGGCACGCCCGCGCCGGCCACTTCGGCCTGCCGGTACTGATGCTGGCGCACAGCATGGGTTCGATGGCGGCGCAGATCTACCTGCTGGAATATGGCGCGCTGCTGGACGGTTGCGCGCTGTCCGGCACCACCGCGCTGGAACTGCTCGATCCGCGCGTCTCCGGCTGGACGGTGGACAGCGCCAACGCCACCGTGGCCGACGCGCAAACGCCGGTGGACTGGCTGAGCCGCGATCCGCAGGTGCCGGCCGCCTATGTGGCCGATCCGCTGTGCGGCTTTGCGCTGACCTTGCCGTCGCTGTTTTCCATTTTTGATGTCGGCAACAGCACGGCCGATCCGGTGCAGCTGGCGCGCATGCGCAAGGACTTGCCGCTGCTGCTGTTCACCGGCGACCGCGACCCGGTCAACGGCATGCTGGCCTGGTTCGATCCACTGGTGCGGCGCCTGCGTGAAGCCGGCGTGCAGGACCTGTCCACCCACGTCTACGGCGGCGCGCGCCACGAAGTACTGAACGAAACCAACCGTGCCGAGGTCATAAGCAATCTGGTGGTCTGGTGCGACCGGGTGACCGCCTCGCTCTAG